CTTGCCTCTGTCAGTAGTATTGTCTATCCCATTCGGTTTGGCAGGTGCGTTCATCTTCACCAACCTCTTCGGTCACTCTAACGATATCTACATGCAGATTTCGTTGATTATGTTGATCGGTCTGTTGGCTAAGAACGCCATCCTTATCGTACAGTTCGCCCTCGAGCGTCGTCGTACGGGTATGGCTATCAAGTACTCAGCTATCCTGGGTGCCGGTGCCCGTCTCCGTCCTATCCTGATGACCTCTCTGGCGATGGTTATCGGTCTGTTGCCTCTGATGTTCGCATCAGGTGTAGGTAAGAATGGTAACCAGACCCTGGGTGCTGCCGCCGTAGGTGGTATGTTGCTCGGTACAATCTGCCAGATCTTCGTGGTTCCTGCTCTCTTCGCAGTCTTCCAGTGGTTGCAGGAGAAGTTGACCCCAATGAAGTTCGAGGATGAGTTGAACGAGGAGGTAGCTGCCGAGTTGGAGCAGTATGCCAACGCAGCTCATCAGAAGAAGGGTATCGATAAGAAGTAATAACGCAATGTAACTTCAAAGGAAACAATGAAAAAGAATTTAAATATCATCATATTGGGTCTCGCAGCGCTCTCCCTGAGCAGCTGCAAGACTCTCTACGGAAAATATGAGCGTCCGGATGTGAAGACCAGCGGTATCGTTCGCGATGTAGCTTCTGATACAGATACTTTGGCTGTAAAGGATACTACTACCTTCGCCAATATCCCTTGGCGCAGTGTCTTTACCGACCCTCAGCTTCAGTCGCTCATCGAGAAGGGATTGAACAACAATGTCAACCTCCTCAATGCGGCTTTGAACGTGAAGATAGCAGAAGAGCAGCTGAAGTGTGCTAAGTTGGCATTCCTGCCTGCCTTGTCTTTCACTCCTCAGGGAACCATCGCTTCCTGGGATGGTCAGGCTGCAACCAAGACTTACACGATGCCTGTTACAGCCAGCTGGATGGTAGACCTCTTCGGCAATCTGCTATCTCAGAAGCGCAGTGCCCAGATGGCGCTGCTCCAGTTGCAGGATTATCAGGTATCTGTCAAGACCAACCTCATCGCCAACATCGCCAACATGTATTATACTCTGTTGATGCTCGACAAGCAGGTGGAGTTGGTTAACAATATGGAAGGATTGACCAAGGATACTTGGGAGACTATGCAGAAGATGCACGATCTCAGATTGGGTTACCGTACACCAGCCATCCAGTCAGCTGAGTCTAACTACTATTCTGTGTTGACCCAGAAGACCGATCTGTTGCGCCAGATTCGTGAGACAGAGAACTCTCTGAGTCTGCTCATCGGCGATCAGGCACATAGCATCGCCCGTGGCAAGTTGGATAACCAGAGTCTTCCATCTAATTTCTCAACCGGTGTAGGCATCCAGTTGCTCAACAACCGTGCTGATGTCCACGCAGCCGAGATGAATCTTGCCCAGTGCTTCTATGGTGTAGAGACCGCCCGCAGCAAGTTCTATCCATCTATCACTATTTCCGGTACAGGTGCCTTCACCAATTCAGCTGGTATGGGCATCGTGAACCCTGGTAAGTGGTTGCTCTCAGCTGTAGGTTCTCTTACCCAGCCAATTTTCCAGAACGGCCGTATCATTGCCGGTTTGAAGGTGGCTAAAATGCAGTATGAGCAGGCTTACAACACCTGGCAGAATACCGTGCTGAAGGCTGGTAGCGAGGTGAGCAATGCGCTTGTTCTCTACAACTACTCTGATGAGAAGAGCAAGATAGAGCAGAAGCGAATAGAAGTACTCGAGAAGAATGTAGAATCTACCAAGGAATTGATGGGTATTGCAGGCAGCTCTTACCTTGAAATCATCCAGGCACAGTCTTCACTCCTCAACGTACAGCTTTCTAAGGTAGCTGATGACTTCAACAAGATGCAGGCAGTAGTAAATCTCTACTATGCATTGGGTGGAGGAGCTAAGTAGTTTATAGTTAATAATTAATAGTTTATAGTTATGGCTAGTATAATAAGTCCAAAGGCAGAGGTTTCTCCAAAGGCTAAGATTGGAGACAACTGCAAGATATATCCATTCGTCTATATCGAGGACGATGTGGTCATCGGCGACAACTGTACCATCTATCCATTCGTGAGCATCATGAACGGTACTCGCATGGGTAATAATAATAAGGTGTTCCAGGCAGCCGTTATCGCTGCCCTCCCACAGGACTTCCACTTTACAGGTGAGGAGAGTGAGGTAGTAATCGGCGATAACAATACCATCCGTGAGAACGTGGTTATCAACCGTGGTACCCATAAGGGCGGCAAGACCGTTCTGGGCAACAACAACTTCCTGATGGAAGGTGCCCATATCTCTCACGATACCGTAATCGGCAACGGTAGCGTATTCGGTTATGGTACCAAGATTGCGGGCGACTGCGTGATTGGTAACGGTGTCATCTACTCAACATCTGTAGTAGAGAACGCCAAGACTAGAGTAGGCGACCTGGCGATGATTCAGGCAGGTACTACCTTCTCTAAGGACATTCCTCCTTATATCATTGCCGGTGGAAAGCCTGTGAAGTATGCAGGTCCTAACACCATCATCATGGAAGCAGCCGAGCTTACCGAGAAGGTTCGCAAGCATATTGCTAATGCCTACCGACTGGTATTCCATGGTCAGACATCCCTCTTCGATGCCATCAACCAGATCAAGGATCAGGTGCCAGATGGACCGGAGATTCAGAACATCATCCAGTTCCTGGAGAGTTCAGAGAAGGGTGTCATCACTAAGATGTAATGAATGTACATAAAGGGATTTACCATCCCGAATAATAAATTTTCATTTAGTAAATTCAAGTCATACCTATTTGAATTTTACTTATTATGTGAAGGGCTGGCCGTGAGGTTGGCCCTTTTCCTTTTTCAATTGAACTTAACTTTTGCCTGTGGTTCGATTAATTAATTGAATAAATGTAAATAAATGCTATTTTATTTTGTAATCTCTTCGTTTATGCGTATCTTTGCAGACAATTTGGGTCATTGTGCCCTTTTGGTTTTAAGTTAGTAAAGGTTTTTAAAAATGAGAAAGAAACAATATAAGCCTAGCAATCATCGTGGATTGCAGGTCATTACTTTGTGTATCAGTACCGCTATGGTGCTCATTTTGTTGGGATTAGTTATCTTCTCTGTCCTCATGGGACGTAATCTCTCTTCCTATGTGAAGGAGAATCTCGTGGTACAGGTGATGCTCGAACAGGATATGACTAACCCGGAGGGATTGCAGATGTGTAAACGCCTGAATGCAAGATCTTATGTCAATACGCTGACTTATATCACCAAGGAAGAGGCACTGAAAGAAGCTACCCGCGATTTGGGTACCAACCCGAGCGAGTTTGCCGGTGTCAATCCTTTCCAGCCTTCCATAGAGATTACGACGAAGGCAGATTACGCGAACAATGATTCATTGAAGTGGATTGCCAAGGAACTGAAGGCATATCCGCGTGTTACCGAGGTTACTTATCAGCACGACCTGATAGAACAGGTGAACAATTCGTTGGCAAAGATCAGTATCGGATTGCTGATTGTAGCAGCCCTGCTCACCTTCATCTCGTTCTCGCTGATTAACAATACGGTGCGTCTGGGCATCTATGCCCGCCGTTTCTCCATCCATACGATGAAGCTGGTAGGTGCATCCTGGGGCTTTATCCGCCGTCCGTTCCTGCGCAAAGCTGTGCTTGTGGGTGTTGTTTCAGCCCTGCTGGCAGATGGTTTTCTGGGCGGTTGTCTCTATGCATGGTCGCTCCACGAACCGGAACTGATGAATGTTTTGGGCTGGCAGGAACTTGCCATCACCGGCGGCTCCGTCTTCCTCTTCGGTATCATCATCACCGCCTTCTGCGCCTGCATCTCAGTCAATAAGTTCCTGAAGATGAAGGCGGGAGACCTTTATAAGATTTAGTTGATAGTTGATAGTTAAAAGTTAATAGTTAAAAGTTAATAGCAGCTTTGCCGTATAGCAAGTTTGCTATAAACTGTAAATTGTAAATTATATAAAATAATGGATAAGAAGAATTTAGCATTCGACAAGATGAACTTTATCTTGTTAGGCATCGGAATGGCGATTATTATCATCGGTTTTCTGCTGATGAGTGGCGCCGGTTCTAACGAGCATACCTTCGATACTGATATTTTCAGTACCCGTCGCATCGTTGTAGCACCAACTGTAACATTGATAGGTTTCCTTTCAATCATCTATGCGGTGATACATAAACCGAAAGACAATGAATAATTTATAATTAATATACATATTATTATTAGATGGATTTTATTCAGACTATCATTATCTCTATCGTAGAGGGACTGACCGAGTTCTTGCCTGTATCCAGTACGGGCCACATGATTATAGCAGAAAATTTGCTGGGTGTAGATATCCAGGATAAGTTTGTCAACGCCTTTACTGTCATCATCCAGTTTGGCGCCATCCTTTCTGTCATCTGTCTGTATTGGAAGAGATTCTTCTATCCAGAGGCTGTGAAGACCGGTGAGAAGACCTATTTGAAGGCGATGTTCGATTTCTATGCCCGTCTGGTTGTAGGTACCGTGCCTGCCGTGATATTGGGCCTTGCCTTCAATGATTTCATCGAGTCAAACCTTGGCAATGTACAACTGGTGGGCTGGATGCTTGTCATCGGCGGTATTTTCATGCTCTTCTGCGATAAGATATTCAATAAAGGCAGCGAACAGACCAAGCTTACTTACAAGCGTGCCCTGATTATCGGTTTCATCCAGTGTATAGCGATGATTCCTGGTGTATCGCGCTCCATGTCAACCATCGT
This Segatella copri DSM 18205 DNA region includes the following protein-coding sequences:
- a CDS encoding efflux transporter outer membrane subunit, which translates into the protein MKKNLNIIILGLAALSLSSCKTLYGKYERPDVKTSGIVRDVASDTDTLAVKDTTTFANIPWRSVFTDPQLQSLIEKGLNNNVNLLNAALNVKIAEEQLKCAKLAFLPALSFTPQGTIASWDGQAATKTYTMPVTASWMVDLFGNLLSQKRSAQMALLQLQDYQVSVKTNLIANIANMYYTLLMLDKQVELVNNMEGLTKDTWETMQKMHDLRLGYRTPAIQSAESNYYSVLTQKTDLLRQIRETENSLSLLIGDQAHSIARGKLDNQSLPSNFSTGVGIQLLNNRADVHAAEMNLAQCFYGVETARSKFYPSITISGTGAFTNSAGMGIVNPGKWLLSAVGSLTQPIFQNGRIIAGLKVAKMQYEQAYNTWQNTVLKAGSEVSNALVLYNYSDEKSKIEQKRIEVLEKNVESTKELMGIAGSSYLEIIQAQSSLLNVQLSKVADDFNKMQAVVNLYYALGGGAK
- a CDS encoding DUF3098 domain-containing protein, with product MDKKNLAFDKMNFILLGIGMAIIIIGFLLMSGAGSNEHTFDTDIFSTRRIVVAPTVTLIGFLSIIYAVIHKPKDNE
- a CDS encoding cell division protein FtsX; this translates as MRKKQYKPSNHRGLQVITLCISTAMVLILLGLVIFSVLMGRNLSSYVKENLVVQVMLEQDMTNPEGLQMCKRLNARSYVNTLTYITKEEALKEATRDLGTNPSEFAGVNPFQPSIEITTKADYANNDSLKWIAKELKAYPRVTEVTYQHDLIEQVNNSLAKISIGLLIVAALLTFISFSLINNTVRLGIYARRFSIHTMKLVGASWGFIRRPFLRKAVLVGVVSALLADGFLGGCLYAWSLHEPELMNVLGWQELAITGGSVFLFGIIITAFCACISVNKFLKMKAGDLYKI
- a CDS encoding undecaprenyl-diphosphate phosphatase, whose amino-acid sequence is MDFIQTIIISIVEGLTEFLPVSSTGHMIIAENLLGVDIQDKFVNAFTVIIQFGAILSVICLYWKRFFYPEAVKTGEKTYLKAMFDFYARLVVGTVPAVILGLAFNDFIESNLGNVQLVGWMLVIGGIFMLFCDKIFNKGSEQTKLTYKRALIIGFIQCIAMIPGVSRSMSTIVGGMSQRLTRKAAAEFSFFLAVPTMFGATCLEVYKLISHGGGSLLTQGNNLFTLILGSVVAFIVAILAIKFFINYVTKYGFAAFGWYRIVVGLIIIICGLCGVDMQMVD
- the lpxA gene encoding acyl-ACP--UDP-N-acetylglucosamine O-acyltransferase; amino-acid sequence: MASIISPKAEVSPKAKIGDNCKIYPFVYIEDDVVIGDNCTIYPFVSIMNGTRMGNNNKVFQAAVIAALPQDFHFTGEESEVVIGDNNTIRENVVINRGTHKGGKTVLGNNNFLMEGAHISHDTVIGNGSVFGYGTKIAGDCVIGNGVIYSTSVVENAKTRVGDLAMIQAGTTFSKDIPPYIIAGGKPVKYAGPNTIIMEAAELTEKVRKHIANAYRLVFHGQTSLFDAINQIKDQVPDGPEIQNIIQFLESSEKGVITKM